The genomic window ACATAGGCCAGCGCGTCAAAAGGCGCCGTATGCTCACTTAACCCCTGACCCTGGTCAAAGGCAAAGAGGGTAACCGTCCCGGTCTTTTTTTCGATAATGGTTTTGCTGACCACCGCGTTTTCTTGGTAGCTGACTTTGTCTGCCAATGAAGAAGGTTTTAAATCATCAGACATTTGGGCTCTCCTTTCAGGATAGGTGTTTATTTCCATATGGCGGGGAAAAATATTCACATCGCCCGCTTCGCTTGAGGCGCAGAGCGCGCAGAGATCAATGTTTTTTCTCTGTGTTCTCAGCGTCTCAAGTGAGCGCAGCGAACGGGCGGTAAATCAAGACTATTTCCCAGCCATCATTGCTTCGATATCGGTCTCGACTTCTCCGATGGGTTTGATGTCAAATTTGTCCACCAGGACGCCAGCTACCGCCGGAGACAGGAATGCCGGCAGGGTTGGCCCCAGACGGATGCCTTTGACGCCGAGGGACAGAAGCGCCAGCAGGACGGCCACTGCCTTCTGCTCATACCAGGCGATGTCGTAGGAAATCGGCAGGTCATTGATGTCCTCCAGCCCGAAGACTTCTTTCAGCTTCAGTGCGATGACCGCAAGTGAATAGCTGTCGTTGCACTGTCCGGCGTCCAGGACCCGCGGAATTCCGTTGATGTCGCCAAGGTTCAATTTGTTGTAGCGGTATTTTGCGCATCCGGCCGTCAGGATCACGGTATCTTCCGGCAGCTTTTCAGCGACCTCGGTAAAATAGCCTCTGGATTTCTGGCGCCCGTCGCATCCGGCCATGACGATAAACCGTTTGATCGCGCCGGTTTTGACGGCCTCTACGACCTTGTCGGCCAGGGCCAGGACCTGGTTGTGGGCAAACCCGCCGATGATGCTGCCGGTTTCGATTTCCGTGGGCGGCGCGCATGTTCTGGCCAGCGCGATGATTTCTGAAAAATCCTTGGCCCCGCCTTCGGCCCTGTCCGGGATATGTCCTACGCCCGGATAGCCAGAGGTTCCGGTGGTAAAAATCCGGTCCTTATAGGTGTTTTCTTTTTTGATAGGGATGATGCAGTTGGTGGTCATCAGGATCGGACCGTTAAAGGACTCAAATTCGTTGTTCTGGTGCCACCAGGAACCGCCATAGTTACCGACAAAATTGTCATATTTTTTAAACGCCGGGTAATAATGGGCCGGCAGCATCTCTCCGTGGGTATATACATCCACCCCGGTTCCCTCGGTCTGTTTGAGCAGCTCTTCCATGTCCTTGAGATCGTGGCCGCTGATCAGGATTCCCGGGTGGGTTCGTACCCCGATATTGACCTCTGTGATTTCAGGGTTGCCGTAGGCCGATGTATTGGCCTTGTCAAGCAGAGCCATGGTATTGACGGCGACTTCTCCGGCCTTCATGACCCGGCCGACCATATCATCCACGGAAAGATCTTTGCAGGTGGAGGCAAGGGCCTCCATGATAAAATCGTAGATATCGTCGCTTTCCAGTCCCAGTATGGCAGCATGATCCGCATAGGCAGCGATACCCTTCAGCCCGATGATCAGAAGTTCCCTCAGCGACCGGACATCTTCGTTTTCCGTAGACAGAATGCCCACCGATTGGGCCTTTGCATGAAATTCGTCGGCATCGGTTGCAAACCAGGTTGCCGAAGCGTGCAGGGGCGCGTTAAAAGCCTTTCCGAACTTTTTCAGGTAAGCGGCTTCAAATTGAGTTTTAAGGGCCTCCC from Desulfobacterales bacterium includes these protein-coding regions:
- the hcp gene encoding hydroxylamine reductase, with amino-acid sequence MFCFQCQEAAGNKGCTVRGVCGKPEKTANLQDVLIYALKGIAVIAEKAAEVGIHDKETGLFVARALFSTITNGNWDNDRFVGMIKDALQRREALKTQFEAAYLKKFGKAFNAPLHASATWFATDADEFHAKAQSVGILSTENEDVRSLRELLIIGLKGIAAYADHAAILGLESDDIYDFIMEALASTCKDLSVDDMVGRVMKAGEVAVNTMALLDKANTSAYGNPEITEVNIGVRTHPGILISGHDLKDMEELLKQTEGTGVDVYTHGEMLPAHYYPAFKKYDNFVGNYGGSWWHQNNEFESFNGPILMTTNCIIPIKKENTYKDRIFTTGTSGYPGVGHIPDRAEGGAKDFSEIIALARTCAPPTEIETGSIIGGFAHNQVLALADKVVEAVKTGAIKRFIVMAGCDGRQKSRGYFTEVAEKLPEDTVILTAGCAKYRYNKLNLGDINGIPRVLDAGQCNDSYSLAVIALKLKEVFGLEDINDLPISYDIAWYEQKAVAVLLALLSLGVKGIRLGPTLPAFLSPAVAGVLVDKFDIKPIGEVETDIEAMMAGK
- a CDS encoding cupin domain-containing protein; protein product: MSDDLKPSSLADKVSYQENAVVSKTIIEKKTGTVTLFAFDQGQGLSEHTAPFDALAYVLDGEVEIKISGTPFHVKQGEMLIMPANKPHALTAVKRFKMLLTMIRS